In the Telopea speciosissima isolate NSW1024214 ecotype Mountain lineage chromosome 2, Tspe_v1, whole genome shotgun sequence genome, one interval contains:
- the LOC122652809 gene encoding activating signal cointegrator 1 complex subunit 2 homolog produces the protein MKESRTEMEPSQKKQKQQPPKRHREEQKESGTEMEPSPQMKLKQQPKRHGEEQKKSEIEMEPSQKKQKQQPKLHGEEQKKSGAEMEPSQKKQKQQQPKRHEEEQKESRTEMEPSQKKQKQQPKRHGEEQKESRIEMEPSLKKRRDKHRKEKPKEMGTETEVSQQQAPMGQSKRGRPPKGLGLQQKQQVQKVQAKRGRPPKGLGLQQKQQGPKGQDESIEKEPNQLGKKTKPLYMSVASGVGDVQSGKSQMAEIDQEPLEPQNIARGRGRPPKKKVPVESTVKVQSLGRGRPHKKQKTRS, from the exons ATGAAGGAATCAAGAACAGAAATGGAACCTTCacagaagaagcagaagcagcagCCGCCTAAGCGTCACAGAGAAGAGCAGAAGGAATCAGGAACAGAAATGGAACCTTCACCACAGATGAAGCTGAAGCAGCAACCTAAACGTCATGGAGAAGAGCAGAAGAAATCAGAAATAGAAATGGAACCTTCTCAGAAGAAACAGAAGCAGCAACCTAAACTTCATGGAGAAGAGCAGAAGAAATCAGGAGCAGAAATGGAACCTTCacagaagaagcagaagcagcaACAACCTAAACGTCATGAAGAAGAGCAGAAGGAATCAAGAACAGAAATGGAACCTTCacagaagaagcagaagcagcaACCTAAACGTCATGGAGAAGAGCAGAAGGAATCACGAATAGAAATGGAACCTTCTCTGAAGAAGCGGCGAGATAAGCATCGGAAggagaaaccaaaagaaatgGGAACAGAAACGGAGGTTTCACagcag CAAGCGCCGATGGGGCAAAGCAAGCGAGGTAGGCCTCCCAAAGGACTGGGGCTCCAGCAGAAGCAGCAAGTGCAGAAGGTGCAGGCAAAGAGAGGTAGGCCTCCCAAAGGGCTAGGGCTCCAGCAGAAGCAGCAGGGGCCCAAGGGGCAGGATGAGAGTATCGAAAAAGAACCAAACCAATTGGGCAAAAAAACCAAGCCATTGTACATGAGTGTGGCTTCAGGGGTTGGTGATGTCCAATCAGGGAAATCTCAAATGGCTGAAATAGATCAGGAGCCATTGGAGCCACAGAACATAGCAAGGG GTCGAGGCAGGCCACCCAAGAAGAAGGTGCCTGTGGAGTCAACTGTCAAGGTTCAGAGTTTAGGTAGAGGAAGGCCTCATAAGAAACAGAAGACAAGAAGTTAG
- the LOC122650911 gene encoding HMG-Y-related protein A has protein sequence MVSEDEDEDERYGRLHLAYDNVVRRSKQRRKKCIAMEVLKKGVFRRLSISPFHQTQSAESRELIEARLCALLPQILDHTPNHPPYAEMIQRAIERLKQEGGSSELSISTYISSTYADLPWAHSHLLPHHLRKLTEAGEIIATPNSCYSLSSSNPSHSPEQQQQQQPDDDDNDDDDDFPETIIRTRPPGKPRKELSQRSQPPKKGRGKRTKKSRSEQEETTPQELIVETERKQPSLLLLPQPKRESRRMLGQGRR, from the exons ATGGTTAGCGAAGACGAAGACGAAGACGAAAGGTACGGTCGCCTTCATCTCGCCTACGACAACGTCGTTCGTAGGTCAAAGCAGCGGAGGAAGAAGTGTATAGCCATGGAAGTATTAAAGAAAGGTGTATTCCGTCGCTTGTCCATCTCTCCTTTTCATCAGACTCAGTCTGCAGAGAGTAGAGAATTAATCGAAGCCCGTCTCTGTGCTTTACTCCCTCAGATACTCGATCACACCCCTAATCACCCTCCTTATGCTGAG atGATACAGAGAGCTATCGAGAGGTTGAAACAAGAAGGTGGTTCCTCTGAATTATCTATTTCGACTTACATCAGTTCAACGTATGCAGACTTGCCGTGGGCTCATTCgcatcttcttcctcaccaTCTCCGTAAACTCACTGAAGCGGGTGAGATAATAGCTACCCCTAACTCTTGTTATTCGCTTTCATCATCAAACCCTAGCCATAGTCctgagcagcagcagcagcagcagcctgATGAcgatgacaatgatgatgatgatgacttccCGGAGACAATCATTAGGACCAGGCCTCCTGGAAAACCTCGGAAGGAGCTCTCACAGAGATCCCAACCGCCGAAGAAAGGACGAGGGAAACGTACTAAGAAATCTAGGTCTGAACAGGAAGAAACCACCCCACAAGAATTAATAGTGGAAACAGAAAGAAAGCAGCCCTCATTACTGCTGTTGCCACAGCCGAAGCGAG AGAGCCGCCGGATGTTGGGTCAGGGGAGAAGGTGA
- the LOC122650912 gene encoding uncharacterized protein LOC122650912: MEKASIVEFKETPQRKGGRRSRRGQKQPEEAIGTETKGSDDHVDDASLMIIPVEEYFSPLHSFSSPGELVNQPEEMRIVASDVGNNDSPTMVPCSEATRALVGEMVFSVTNGGEPLQMVLPQSSREPVEQAEPRTTATDANDSFTVLSSVAIIAEMEDKGALASVCEDGEPLQTLQQLLPSPHRDRQLNHPELETFSTDVCNYDSIDSALEKEASVTECRQFLQQPQHLSAHVDERQKHLEVGSPASVANNDGLIVLSVGPLTVVENMVKEKEMPEEQLPQEQQLSLQCIDDDVIKECCWNSKSLKKEKEGKPNKNSESTRRWSLRLAKQSAGEEAEAAT; encoded by the exons ATGGAGAAAGCCTCAATTGTGGAGTTTAAGGAGACCCCACAGAGAAAGGGCGGTCGACGGAGTCGGCGTGGACAGAAGCAGCCAGAAGAGGCTATAGGAACTGAAACAAAGGGATCAGATGATCATGTTGATGATGCTAGCTTGATGATCATCCCTGTTGAGGAGTATTTTTCGCCGCTGCACTCATTTAGTTCTCCTGGAGAACTTGTGAACCAACCAGAAGAAATGAGGATTGTTGCTAGTGATGTCGGAAATAATGATAGTCCGACGATGGTCCCATGTAGTGAGGCAACTAGGGCTCTGGTAGGAGAGATGGTATTCTCTGTAACTAATGGTGGGGAGCCTTTGCAGATGGTGCTGCCACAGAGTTCTAGAGAACCAGTGGAACAAGCAGAACCGAGAACCACTGCTACTGATGCTAATGACTCCTTTACGGTCTTATCCAGTGTTGCAATTATTGCTGAGATGGAGGACAAGGGAGCTCTAGCTTCGGTTTGTGAAGATGGGGAGCCCTTGCAGACACTGCAACAGCTGCTACCAAGTCCCCATAGGGACAGGCAGCTAAATCACCCAGAGTTGGAAACCTTTTCTACTGATGTTTGTAACTATGATTCGATAGATTCTGCTTTGGAGAAGGAAGCTTCTGTAACTGAGTGCAGGCAGTTCTTGCAGCAGCCGCAGCATTTGAGTGCCCATGTGGATGAGCGGCAAAAACATCTAGAAGTGGGAAGCCCTGCTTCTGTTGCCAACAACGATGGCTTGATAGTTTTATCAGTTGGGCCTCTTACGGTTGTGGAAAATATGGTGAAGGAAAAGGAAATGCCTGAAGAACAGCTGCCTCAGGAACAACAATTGTCCCTCCAATGTATTGATGACGATGTCATTAAGGAATGTTGTTGGAACTCCAAGTCTCttaagaaggagaaagaagggaagccAAACAAGAATTCAGAGTCAACTAGGCGATGGAGTTTACGTCTTGCAAAACAAT CAGCgggagaagaagcagaagcagcaACCTAA